Proteins encoded within one genomic window of Carassius gibelio isolate Cgi1373 ecotype wild population from Czech Republic chromosome A4, carGib1.2-hapl.c, whole genome shotgun sequence:
- the LOC127980105 gene encoding proline-rich protein 5-like isoform X2, translated as MDWDYYVPLLELKLMSSPSLSDLGRSERSALDDRNDQEHRAGANATWNSIHNAVIAVFQRKDLGENELYVLNEGVRQLLKTELGSFFTEYLQNQLLTKGMVILRDKIHFYEGQKLLDSLAETWDYFFCNVLSMLQAIFYPVQGKEPSVRQLALLHFRNIITLNIKLDDALTRPRARVPPSIIQMLLILQGVHESKGVSSDYLKLESLVQKVVCPYLGTRGLFCGDGSVAQSSCVLEKRLLRRWPRSSDSHAKNLVVRSKSYNIPVLTPLEEHDPESSAAVRRHSVCQMTSCAEEPDVCEDPSPPVCSETIVDQILESLDSDTEGIFIDFRRQRSSSDFSRESQSAV; from the exons ATGGATTGGGATTATTATGTGCCTTTACTAGA GCTGAAGTTGATGAGTTCTCCCAGTCTGAGTGATTTGGGTCGATCAGAGAGATCAGCGCTGGATGACAGGAACGACCAGGAGCACCGAGCTGGAGCCAACGCCACCTggaacag catccATAATGCCGTGATCGCTGTGTTCCAGCGCAAGGATCTGGGAGAGAATGAGCTCTATGTGCTGAATGAAGGCGTCAG GCAGCTCCTAAAGACTGAGTTGGGCTCCTTCTTCACAGAGTATCTGCAG AATCAGCTGTTGACGAAGGGAATGGTGATTTTGAGAGATAAGATTCACTTTTATGAAG gtcagAAGCTGCTGGACTCTCTGGCAGAAACGTGGGACTACTTCTTCTGTAATGTTCTGTCCATGCTGCAGGCCATCTTCTACCCCGTCCAG gggaaGGAGCCGTCTGTCCGTCAGCTGGCTCTGCTGCACTTCAGGAACATCATCACTCTCAACATAAAGCTGGACGATGCTCTGACTCGACCGCGCGCTCGTGTGCCGCCCTCCATCATTCAGATGCTGCTcatcctgcag ggGGTTCACGAGTCTAAAGGTGTGAGCAGTGATTACCTGAAGCTGGAGTCTCTGGTGCAGAAGGTGGTGTGTCCGTATCTGGGGACGCGTGGCCTGTTCTGCGGCGATGGCTCGGTGGCTCAGAGCTCGTGTGTTCTGG AGAAGCGTCTCCTGCGCCGATGGCCGCGCTCCAGCGACTCGCACGCCAAGAACCTGGTGGTGCGCTCCAAGAGCTACAACATCCCTGTGCTGACGCCGCTGGAGGAGCACGACCCCGAGAGCAGCGCCGCGGTCAGACGTCACTCCGTGTGTCAGATGACGTCCTGCGCAGAAGAGCCAGACGTCTGTGAGGATCCGTCTCCTCCCGTCTGCTCCGAGACCATCGTGGACCAGATCCTGGAGTCTCTGGACTCAGACACCGAGGGAATCTTCATCGACTTCCGCCGGCAGCGTTCCAGCTCCGACTTCAGCCGGGAGAGCCAGAGCGcagtgtga
- the si:zfos-932h1.3 gene encoding zinc finger protein 3 isoform X1: MDEENSAEITNAGGVLPLASLRLLVPPLHLMSAFMWQVLQQKSVMHYGKLEEFVSMVTETLPQLLGYRQRVQLMLGLRARMVLELCRGAASVRSVQLHLDKIQIPAALAGHAGPDADLRTSLTNFRALVLALLKDPVEKAYFFQEVFPVQYGARFDTALKELMWELLSGLEKLLPVPDFQKTLAWLNPAPAGLEDCMWSDPNDLLVLLQQHQMFGAAETHSWQKLGAPPRSCGDCIVSSLSIPPSARMALAEEPLLYHVQPAPGSMLSAAALGQLCSDTIIVTDYTEVELSSQEESEELMEKEDADGVEVLLVHQSPAVSAEDPEPFSDKPAQDDASHRAASDAPATTSHNETQSDLDLQDESNQQTLNDERDRADICPGAGSDVSAPQEVRTSESEVEQKPPQRRGRGRPRKTSETTDQTIVEKTPRRRERSGSVKPENSAEERSAVTSHEEQKDGSGEPARRPETPVNGAETSTGPYHTRKTCKSEPAPTDNPRARHACDTCGRKFTRRSDVQRHQLTHTGERPFHCSQCQKTFQHAWDLTKHCRKMHGEASFTCRICQNAFANLRLLTAHHKKSHAGALPHYCSICGEASATVSALVTHRKTHSATQQYRCDQCGEAFDTLLQRSQHRRSHRRRHQFRCPQCEKTFTRRTDVKRHQLSHTGERPHQCSVCGKRFGLRAGLQKHLVTHTGERPFQCPHCEKSFTQLSILRRHERMHTGERPYLCSQCGKCFLSLGELIKHDKTHGDERPHSCPQCHKSFKFKRALQEHLLSHSGARPFPCIYCGKMFAKPFALTRHHLIHTGERPFSCGHCERTFLTSTELALHERIHTGERPFCCSACPRRFRSSSELARHRRSHSQERPYSCAYCPKAFASAAKLKNHTRIHTGESKPKRPAVTVSEVSVTLE, from the exons GTGGCGTTCTTCCTCTGGCCTCTCTGCGGCTGCTGGTTCCTCCGCTGCACCTCATGAGCGCCTTCATGTGGCAGGTGCTGCAGCAGAAGAGCGTGATGCATTATGGGAAGCTGGAGGAGTTTGTTTCCATGGTGACGGAGACGCTGCCGCAGCTGCTGGGATACAGACAGAGAGTGCAGCTGATGCTGGGTCTGAGagccagg ATGGTGTTGGAGTTGTGTCGTGGTGCGGCGAGTGTCAGATCTGTGCAGCTCCATCTGGACAAAATACAGATTCCAGCAGCTCTGGCTGGACACGCG GGTCCTGACGCTGATCTCAGAACATCTCTCACTAACTTCAGAGCTCTGGTTCTGGCGCTGCTGAAGGACCCGGTGGAGAAAGCCTACTTCTTCCAG GAGGTGTTTCCGGTGCAATACGGGGCTCGATTCGACACGGCGCTGAAGGAGCTGATGTGGGAGCTGCTCTCCGGTCtggagaaactgcttcctgtgccAGACTTCCAGAAA acgctGGCGTGGCTCAATCCTGCCCCCGCTGGTCTGGAGGACTGTATGTGGAGCGACCCGAATGACCTGCTCGTCCTCCTGCAGCAGCACCAGATGTTCGGAGCCGCAGAAACTCACAGCTGGCAGAAGCTGG GCGCTCCTCCTCGCTCCTGTGGTGACTGCATCGTCTCTTCTCTCTCCATCCCTCCGTCTGCACGCATGGCCCTCGCTGAGGAGCCGCTTCTGTACCACGTCCAGCCGGCGCCGGGGTCCATGTTGAGTGCGGCCGCTCTGGGTCAGCTGTGCTCGGACACCATCATCGTCACAGACTACACGGAGGTGGAGCTCAGCAGCCAGGAGGAGTCCGAGGAGCTGATGGAGAAGGAGGATGCTGACGGTGTGGAGGTGCTGCTCGTACACCAGAGTCCTGCTGTATCTGCAGAAGATCCTGAACCTTTCTCTGACAAACCAGCACAAGATGATGCTTCACACAGAGCTGCGAGCGACGCCCCAGCGACAACATCCCATAATGAGACGCAGAGTGACCTCGATCTACAGGATGAATCCAATCAGCAAACCCTAAACGATGAGAGAGACCGGGCTGACATCTGTCCTGGAGCAGGAAGTGACGTGTCTGCACCACAGGAAGTCAGAACATCCGAATCAGAAGTTGAGCAGAAACCCCCACAGCGGAGAGGACGAGGAAGACCGAGAAAAACTTCAGAGACGACTGACCAAACCATCGTGGAGAAAACGCCACGTCGACGAGAACGATCCGGGTCAGTTAAACCGGAGAACAGCGCAGAGGAACG GAGTGCTGTCACATCGCACGAAGAGCAAAAAG ATGGCTCTGGCGAGCCGGCCAGGAGACCCGAAACACCTGTGAACGGAGCAGAGACTTCCACCGGTCCGTATCACACACGGAAAACCTGCAAGAGTGAGCCGGCACCCACCGACAACCCTCGCGCTCGGCACGCATGCGACACCTGCGGCAGGAAGTTCACGCGCAGGTCAGACGTCCAGCGGCACCAGCTGACCCACACGGGCGAGCGACCCTTCCACTGCAGCCAGTGCCAGAAGACGTTCCAGCACGCCTGGGATCTGACCAAACACTGCCGCAAGATGCACGGCGAGGCCAGCTTCACCTGCCGGATCTGCCAGAACGCCTTCGCCAACCTGCGCCTGCTGACGGCGCACCACAAGAAGAGCCACGCCGGAGCGCTCCCGCACTACTGCTCCATCTGCGGCGAGGCCAGTGCTACGGTCAGCGCGCTCGTGACACACCGCAAGACCCACAGCGCCACACAGCAGTACCGCTGCGACCAGTGCGGAGAGGCCTTCGACACGCTGCTGCAGAGATCCCAGCACCGCCGCAGCCACCGCAGACGCCACCAGTTCAGATGCCCTCAGTGCGAGAAAACCTTCACGCGGCGCACCGACGTCAAGAGACACCAGCTGAGCCACACGGGCGAGCGTCCGCACCAGTGCTCCGTCTGCGGGAAGCGCTTCGGGCTCCGCGCCGGGCTCCAGAAACACCTGGTGACACACACGGGCGAGCGTCCGTTCCAGTGCCCTCACTGTGAGAAGAGCTTCACGCAGCTGTCCATCCTGCGGCGGCACGAGCGCATGCACACAGGGGAGCGGCCCTACCTCTGCTCGCAGTGCGGGAAATGCTTCCTGTCGCTCGGGGAGCTCATCAAACATGATAAGACGCACGGTGACGAGCGGCCGCACTCCTGCCCTCAGTGCCACAAGAGCTTCAAGTTCAAACGAGCCCTGCAGGAGCATCTGCTGTCGCACAGCGGCGCGCGGCCGTTCCCCTGCATCTACTGCGGGAAGATGTTCGCCAAGCCCTTCGCTCTGACCAGACACCACCTGATCCACACCGGCGAGCGGCCCTTCTCCTGCGGTCACTGCGAGCGCACCTTCCTCACCTCCACCGAGCTGGCGCTACATGAGCGCATCCACACCGGAGAGAGACCCTTCTGCTGCTCCGCGTGTCCCCGCCGCTTCCGCAGCTCCTCGGAGCTCGCCAGACACCGCCGCAGTCACTCGCAGGAGCGGCCCTACAGCTGCGCATACTGCCCCAAAGCCTTCGCCAGCGCTGCCAAACTCAAGAACCACACCAGGATCCACACGGGCGAGAGCAAACCCAAACGCCCCGCCGTGACTGTTTCAGAAGTAAGCGTCACTTTAGAGTAA
- the si:zfos-932h1.3 gene encoding zinc finger protein 497 isoform X2 yields the protein MVLELCRGAASVRSVQLHLDKIQIPAALAGHAGPDADLRTSLTNFRALVLALLKDPVEKAYFFQEVFPVQYGARFDTALKELMWELLSGLEKLLPVPDFQKTLAWLNPAPAGLEDCMWSDPNDLLVLLQQHQMFGAAETHSWQKLGAPPRSCGDCIVSSLSIPPSARMALAEEPLLYHVQPAPGSMLSAAALGQLCSDTIIVTDYTEVELSSQEESEELMEKEDADGVEVLLVHQSPAVSAEDPEPFSDKPAQDDASHRAASDAPATTSHNETQSDLDLQDESNQQTLNDERDRADICPGAGSDVSAPQEVRTSESEVEQKPPQRRGRGRPRKTSETTDQTIVEKTPRRRERSGSVKPENSAEERSAVTSHEEQKDGSGEPARRPETPVNGAETSTGPYHTRKTCKSEPAPTDNPRARHACDTCGRKFTRRSDVQRHQLTHTGERPFHCSQCQKTFQHAWDLTKHCRKMHGEASFTCRICQNAFANLRLLTAHHKKSHAGALPHYCSICGEASATVSALVTHRKTHSATQQYRCDQCGEAFDTLLQRSQHRRSHRRRHQFRCPQCEKTFTRRTDVKRHQLSHTGERPHQCSVCGKRFGLRAGLQKHLVTHTGERPFQCPHCEKSFTQLSILRRHERMHTGERPYLCSQCGKCFLSLGELIKHDKTHGDERPHSCPQCHKSFKFKRALQEHLLSHSGARPFPCIYCGKMFAKPFALTRHHLIHTGERPFSCGHCERTFLTSTELALHERIHTGERPFCCSACPRRFRSSSELARHRRSHSQERPYSCAYCPKAFASAAKLKNHTRIHTGESKPKRPAVTVSEVSVTLE from the exons ATGGTGTTGGAGTTGTGTCGTGGTGCGGCGAGTGTCAGATCTGTGCAGCTCCATCTGGACAAAATACAGATTCCAGCAGCTCTGGCTGGACACGCG GGTCCTGACGCTGATCTCAGAACATCTCTCACTAACTTCAGAGCTCTGGTTCTGGCGCTGCTGAAGGACCCGGTGGAGAAAGCCTACTTCTTCCAG GAGGTGTTTCCGGTGCAATACGGGGCTCGATTCGACACGGCGCTGAAGGAGCTGATGTGGGAGCTGCTCTCCGGTCtggagaaactgcttcctgtgccAGACTTCCAGAAA acgctGGCGTGGCTCAATCCTGCCCCCGCTGGTCTGGAGGACTGTATGTGGAGCGACCCGAATGACCTGCTCGTCCTCCTGCAGCAGCACCAGATGTTCGGAGCCGCAGAAACTCACAGCTGGCAGAAGCTGG GCGCTCCTCCTCGCTCCTGTGGTGACTGCATCGTCTCTTCTCTCTCCATCCCTCCGTCTGCACGCATGGCCCTCGCTGAGGAGCCGCTTCTGTACCACGTCCAGCCGGCGCCGGGGTCCATGTTGAGTGCGGCCGCTCTGGGTCAGCTGTGCTCGGACACCATCATCGTCACAGACTACACGGAGGTGGAGCTCAGCAGCCAGGAGGAGTCCGAGGAGCTGATGGAGAAGGAGGATGCTGACGGTGTGGAGGTGCTGCTCGTACACCAGAGTCCTGCTGTATCTGCAGAAGATCCTGAACCTTTCTCTGACAAACCAGCACAAGATGATGCTTCACACAGAGCTGCGAGCGACGCCCCAGCGACAACATCCCATAATGAGACGCAGAGTGACCTCGATCTACAGGATGAATCCAATCAGCAAACCCTAAACGATGAGAGAGACCGGGCTGACATCTGTCCTGGAGCAGGAAGTGACGTGTCTGCACCACAGGAAGTCAGAACATCCGAATCAGAAGTTGAGCAGAAACCCCCACAGCGGAGAGGACGAGGAAGACCGAGAAAAACTTCAGAGACGACTGACCAAACCATCGTGGAGAAAACGCCACGTCGACGAGAACGATCCGGGTCAGTTAAACCGGAGAACAGCGCAGAGGAACG GAGTGCTGTCACATCGCACGAAGAGCAAAAAG ATGGCTCTGGCGAGCCGGCCAGGAGACCCGAAACACCTGTGAACGGAGCAGAGACTTCCACCGGTCCGTATCACACACGGAAAACCTGCAAGAGTGAGCCGGCACCCACCGACAACCCTCGCGCTCGGCACGCATGCGACACCTGCGGCAGGAAGTTCACGCGCAGGTCAGACGTCCAGCGGCACCAGCTGACCCACACGGGCGAGCGACCCTTCCACTGCAGCCAGTGCCAGAAGACGTTCCAGCACGCCTGGGATCTGACCAAACACTGCCGCAAGATGCACGGCGAGGCCAGCTTCACCTGCCGGATCTGCCAGAACGCCTTCGCCAACCTGCGCCTGCTGACGGCGCACCACAAGAAGAGCCACGCCGGAGCGCTCCCGCACTACTGCTCCATCTGCGGCGAGGCCAGTGCTACGGTCAGCGCGCTCGTGACACACCGCAAGACCCACAGCGCCACACAGCAGTACCGCTGCGACCAGTGCGGAGAGGCCTTCGACACGCTGCTGCAGAGATCCCAGCACCGCCGCAGCCACCGCAGACGCCACCAGTTCAGATGCCCTCAGTGCGAGAAAACCTTCACGCGGCGCACCGACGTCAAGAGACACCAGCTGAGCCACACGGGCGAGCGTCCGCACCAGTGCTCCGTCTGCGGGAAGCGCTTCGGGCTCCGCGCCGGGCTCCAGAAACACCTGGTGACACACACGGGCGAGCGTCCGTTCCAGTGCCCTCACTGTGAGAAGAGCTTCACGCAGCTGTCCATCCTGCGGCGGCACGAGCGCATGCACACAGGGGAGCGGCCCTACCTCTGCTCGCAGTGCGGGAAATGCTTCCTGTCGCTCGGGGAGCTCATCAAACATGATAAGACGCACGGTGACGAGCGGCCGCACTCCTGCCCTCAGTGCCACAAGAGCTTCAAGTTCAAACGAGCCCTGCAGGAGCATCTGCTGTCGCACAGCGGCGCGCGGCCGTTCCCCTGCATCTACTGCGGGAAGATGTTCGCCAAGCCCTTCGCTCTGACCAGACACCACCTGATCCACACCGGCGAGCGGCCCTTCTCCTGCGGTCACTGCGAGCGCACCTTCCTCACCTCCACCGAGCTGGCGCTACATGAGCGCATCCACACCGGAGAGAGACCCTTCTGCTGCTCCGCGTGTCCCCGCCGCTTCCGCAGCTCCTCGGAGCTCGCCAGACACCGCCGCAGTCACTCGCAGGAGCGGCCCTACAGCTGCGCATACTGCCCCAAAGCCTTCGCCAGCGCTGCCAAACTCAAGAACCACACCAGGATCCACACGGGCGAGAGCAAACCCAAACGCCCCGCCGTGACTGTTTCAGAAGTAAGCGTCACTTTAGAGTAA
- the LOC127980105 gene encoding proline-rich protein 5-like isoform X1, which yields MDWDYYVPLLETLHRLKLMSSPSLSDLGRSERSALDDRNDQEHRAGANATWNSIHNAVIAVFQRKDLGENELYVLNEGVRQLLKTELGSFFTEYLQNQLLTKGMVILRDKIHFYEGQKLLDSLAETWDYFFCNVLSMLQAIFYPVQGKEPSVRQLALLHFRNIITLNIKLDDALTRPRARVPPSIIQMLLILQGVHESKGVSSDYLKLESLVQKVVCPYLGTRGLFCGDGSVAQSSCVLEKRLLRRWPRSSDSHAKNLVVRSKSYNIPVLTPLEEHDPESSAAVRRHSVCQMTSCAEEPDVCEDPSPPVCSETIVDQILESLDSDTEGIFIDFRRQRSSSDFSRESQSAV from the exons ATGGATTGGGATTATTATGTGCCTTTACTAGA GACTCTCCACAGGCTGAAGTTGATGAGTTCTCCCAGTCTGAGTGATTTGGGTCGATCAGAGAGATCAGCGCTGGATGACAGGAACGACCAGGAGCACCGAGCTGGAGCCAACGCCACCTggaacag catccATAATGCCGTGATCGCTGTGTTCCAGCGCAAGGATCTGGGAGAGAATGAGCTCTATGTGCTGAATGAAGGCGTCAG GCAGCTCCTAAAGACTGAGTTGGGCTCCTTCTTCACAGAGTATCTGCAG AATCAGCTGTTGACGAAGGGAATGGTGATTTTGAGAGATAAGATTCACTTTTATGAAG gtcagAAGCTGCTGGACTCTCTGGCAGAAACGTGGGACTACTTCTTCTGTAATGTTCTGTCCATGCTGCAGGCCATCTTCTACCCCGTCCAG gggaaGGAGCCGTCTGTCCGTCAGCTGGCTCTGCTGCACTTCAGGAACATCATCACTCTCAACATAAAGCTGGACGATGCTCTGACTCGACCGCGCGCTCGTGTGCCGCCCTCCATCATTCAGATGCTGCTcatcctgcag ggGGTTCACGAGTCTAAAGGTGTGAGCAGTGATTACCTGAAGCTGGAGTCTCTGGTGCAGAAGGTGGTGTGTCCGTATCTGGGGACGCGTGGCCTGTTCTGCGGCGATGGCTCGGTGGCTCAGAGCTCGTGTGTTCTGG AGAAGCGTCTCCTGCGCCGATGGCCGCGCTCCAGCGACTCGCACGCCAAGAACCTGGTGGTGCGCTCCAAGAGCTACAACATCCCTGTGCTGACGCCGCTGGAGGAGCACGACCCCGAGAGCAGCGCCGCGGTCAGACGTCACTCCGTGTGTCAGATGACGTCCTGCGCAGAAGAGCCAGACGTCTGTGAGGATCCGTCTCCTCCCGTCTGCTCCGAGACCATCGTGGACCAGATCCTGGAGTCTCTGGACTCAGACACCGAGGGAATCTTCATCGACTTCCGCCGGCAGCGTTCCAGCTCCGACTTCAGCCGGGAGAGCCAGAGCGcagtgtga
- the LOC127980105 gene encoding proline-rich protein 5-like isoform X3 produces MSSPSLSDLGRSERSALDDRNDQEHRAGANATWNSIHNAVIAVFQRKDLGENELYVLNEGVRQLLKTELGSFFTEYLQNQLLTKGMVILRDKIHFYEGQKLLDSLAETWDYFFCNVLSMLQAIFYPVQGKEPSVRQLALLHFRNIITLNIKLDDALTRPRARVPPSIIQMLLILQGVHESKGVSSDYLKLESLVQKVVCPYLGTRGLFCGDGSVAQSSCVLEKRLLRRWPRSSDSHAKNLVVRSKSYNIPVLTPLEEHDPESSAAVRRHSVCQMTSCAEEPDVCEDPSPPVCSETIVDQILESLDSDTEGIFIDFRRQRSSSDFSRESQSAV; encoded by the exons ATGAGTTCTCCCAGTCTGAGTGATTTGGGTCGATCAGAGAGATCAGCGCTGGATGACAGGAACGACCAGGAGCACCGAGCTGGAGCCAACGCCACCTggaacag catccATAATGCCGTGATCGCTGTGTTCCAGCGCAAGGATCTGGGAGAGAATGAGCTCTATGTGCTGAATGAAGGCGTCAG GCAGCTCCTAAAGACTGAGTTGGGCTCCTTCTTCACAGAGTATCTGCAG AATCAGCTGTTGACGAAGGGAATGGTGATTTTGAGAGATAAGATTCACTTTTATGAAG gtcagAAGCTGCTGGACTCTCTGGCAGAAACGTGGGACTACTTCTTCTGTAATGTTCTGTCCATGCTGCAGGCCATCTTCTACCCCGTCCAG gggaaGGAGCCGTCTGTCCGTCAGCTGGCTCTGCTGCACTTCAGGAACATCATCACTCTCAACATAAAGCTGGACGATGCTCTGACTCGACCGCGCGCTCGTGTGCCGCCCTCCATCATTCAGATGCTGCTcatcctgcag ggGGTTCACGAGTCTAAAGGTGTGAGCAGTGATTACCTGAAGCTGGAGTCTCTGGTGCAGAAGGTGGTGTGTCCGTATCTGGGGACGCGTGGCCTGTTCTGCGGCGATGGCTCGGTGGCTCAGAGCTCGTGTGTTCTGG AGAAGCGTCTCCTGCGCCGATGGCCGCGCTCCAGCGACTCGCACGCCAAGAACCTGGTGGTGCGCTCCAAGAGCTACAACATCCCTGTGCTGACGCCGCTGGAGGAGCACGACCCCGAGAGCAGCGCCGCGGTCAGACGTCACTCCGTGTGTCAGATGACGTCCTGCGCAGAAGAGCCAGACGTCTGTGAGGATCCGTCTCCTCCCGTCTGCTCCGAGACCATCGTGGACCAGATCCTGGAGTCTCTGGACTCAGACACCGAGGGAATCTTCATCGACTTCCGCCGGCAGCGTTCCAGCTCCGACTTCAGCCGGGAGAGCCAGAGCGcagtgtga